The Pan paniscus chromosome 23, NHGRI_mPanPan1-v2.0_pri, whole genome shotgun sequence genome includes the window cccagccaggagtgcaatggcccaatctcggctcactgcaacctctgcctcctgggttcaagcaattctcctgcctcaccctcctgaatagctgggattacaggcacccgccaccaggcccggataatttttgtatttttagtagagatggggtttcactatgttggccaggctggtctcgaactcctgacctcaggtgatccgcccaccttggcatcccaaagtgctgggattacaggcgtgagccaccacgcccagcccagaaatgatttttttaaatgatttttcagcCAATAGACCGActggatatgaaaaaaaaagagcactgaactaaagtattttctttttccagaatggagtgcagtggtgtgattacagctcactggaacctctggctcgtgggttcaagtgattctcctatctcagcctcttaagtagctaggacaccatcctggctaacacggtgaaaccctgtctctattaaaaatacaaaaaaggccggacgcggtggctcacgcctctaatcccagcactttgggaggccgaggtgggtggatcatgaggtcaggagttcaagaccagcctggccaagatggtgaaaccccgtctctactaaaaatacaaaaattacagcgcgcctgtaatcccagctactccgggaggctgaggcaggagaatcgcttgaacctggggggcggaggttgcagtgagccgagatcgcgccactgcactctagcctgggtaacagagcgagactccatctcaaaaaacaaaaaaacaaacaaaaaaatagccggccgtggtggcaggtgcctgtagtcccagctacttgggaggctgaggcaggagaatggcgtgaaccgaggaggcggagcttgcagtgagccgagatcgcgccactgcactccaggctgggcgacaggacgagactccgtctcaaaaaaaaaaaaaaaaaaaaaaacagtagctgggaatacaggcactacaggcacgtgccacacctggctaatttttgtattttttgtagagacgggttttcgccatgttgtgcagactggtctcgaatttctgagcTCATGCGATCCACCCAttttggcctccgaaagtgctggtattataggcgtgagccccctCGCCCAGCCCtaaagtattttcaaaaattctttgATCACTTCAACTCCTCtcaccctccccctcctcttcagCAACCCATAATCTCCAACCCTTCCAGCTCTCTCACTCAATTTGTGCTTTTCGACCTCATGAAATCCAAGCCATTTTTACTGTAGTTCTCCTTTTCCAGCTCCACCCCTTCTCCATCCAGCTTAGACTCTCCATACTATGCGCATCACTTCAACTCTCACGCTCTAGCACCATGCTCCTCACCTCCTCATACGGCTGCAACTAGCCGCTAAGTCCCAGTCTTCTCGGCCAGTTCCTCCTAAGTTGTTAAATGTTGCCAAGAAAAATCATACAACTATGTATGGCACCACGACAAATTTTGAGTTTCCGATTTCAGCTGGGACCTCAGCTCTGGCATTCTATGACCTCCTTATTGCCAATCCCTCTCTTCTCAGTCTTCACCTTCCCACCCCATCTGGCACTGCTCTCCAATACCTCCTTCTCAAAACCCTTCATTTCAGAGGTTGCAAATTGGCAGCCTGAAGATCCTGCTATGTTATGTTTGGCTCTCGAAGAGTTTGGCTTTTCCTATTCATTTTCCTTAGTTACCAATATTTAAAACTCAGTAAGTTTCTGGCTTTCTCTTGAAAAACGAAGATGTGACAATATCCCTTCACCCGCCCACATTGCCTACCTGGGTGCATGAAAGCTTTGAGCTAccccccaaccccatccccacCCTCGCTTTCTTCCCAATTTTCATGGCTTCCAAGTTCTCTTTCTTGATATCTTTAGATTGCAACTCTTCCTCCGCCCACCCATTAAGTCCTGGTGTTCTCAAACTTCCCTCCGTAGAGGTTTTCCATTCCCACTATATAGCCCCTACACCCTGAAGTCTCCACTCAGGATAAAAAGTTGGCAACCCTTTATCTGTCTCCCACAACATGATAAGTGTTTTTGGACCGAAAATGCAAAGGTCTGGAACTCCATGCTTCCCACCTCTGTCGGGGCCTTCTCCGGGTCCTCCTGCATCTGTCATCCCATCCTCCAGAGAGTCCCTAGGGCCTGGGCACCCTGCAAACTCTTAGTGCAGTCAAGGTTTCCTGGCTGGGGGCCCAAGAGTGGCCACGGACCCGCACACGCTGCCCAGGCGGCGACGTGGCGCCCCTACAGGCTTCCCCGCGATTGGGGACACGCACACCCAGGGTCACCGGAGGGACAGATGGTCAGGCGGACTCAGGTCACACCGGCGGACGCGGGGCCACTCACCTGGGCCGGGGCGGGGCAGCTCACCTGGGCCGGGGCGGGGCCGcaggcgggcggggcggggccgcaCCTGAGCTGCTCCAACCCGCGGCCGACGCAGCCGACGCTTCCTGGCTCCACAGCAGCTGCTGACGCGGAGCCCGCGGCCGCCCGAGCACCCAgagccccgcccccggcccgcgGGCACTTCCGGGACCACTCTAGGCCGCGCGGAGGTCCCGGCGTCTCGGTGGTCCCACCGCGCCGGTTGTCGCCGCGCGTAGCCGCCCGGGCCCCGGGACACAGGGACCCGAATCAGGAGAGTCTCTCCAGTCGGCATGGTGGCTCTGGCCGTCCCCGAGGCGCGTGCTGGACGTGGGGGAAACAGAGATGGGCAGGCGTTGGCAGGAgagcagaggaggaaacaggTCCGGACGGGCGGGCCGACCTCGAGCCGCCGGCACGCGGGGCATCTGCGCTGGTGCTGGGTGCAAGCCAGAAGCCACTGAGGCAGCTGGGGTCTTCAGGGAAAGGAGAGTGGAGCCCCAGAGCTGTCGACCCTGTCACTGTCCACAGGCAGCGGGGTCCTGTTAggatccccctcccccaacctgcTTCAAGGGTAGCCCTGTTCCTGTctgccctccccgcccccacaGAAATAGAGATGAGAAGGGGCAGGCGAAGAACTAGGAGTGTCTGCGAGACCATCCCAGGACCCTGAGCCCCCCAACTCTCTGCATCCCAGGGCTGACTTCGACATGAAGCGCCTCCTCTCAGGCGCACCGGGAGGGAAGAGGAATGTGTTCTTGAAATGGCCGCccccttggccgggcgcggtggctcacgcctttaatcccagcattttgggaggccgaggcgggtggatcacgaggtcaggagttcgagactcagccagaccaacatggtgaaaccctgtttctactaaaaattatccGGGAGTGGtgacaagcgcctgtaatcccagctactgagacaggagaatcgtttgaccctgagaggcggaggttgcagtgagccaagatagtgccattgcactccagcctgggcgacagagcgagactccatctcaaaaaacaaaaaaaaaaaaaaaaaaaaggaatctccGCCCCCTCCTTGCTGCTGATGGCAAGACTGGCCCCTCCACCCAGTGTTCTGCCCATGACCCCTAACCCCTGCTCAGGTGCAGCTGCCCAGCTTGTGGGAGAGCTTCCCTCCGCAGACCTTGGCCCAATCACAGGACATCAGGAGAACACACCGTCCCTGGGAAAAAGGATTCTGCCCcagccatctgcccacctgccTTCAGCACCCTCAGCCGTGGCGCTCGAGTGCCTCCAATGCTACCCACACACACCTGCCTTCCTGCCCCATTAATGCTCTGTCGGGCCTTGGGCACAGACTCCAAGGGGTAGGCAGTGGCTGCCCCTCCCCAAGCCAACAGCCTGAGCTCCATGGGGACCAGCCACCCTAGAGCCATAACCCTTGGACCATAACCAGCCATGCAGAGTTGGGGGCGGCAAGGGCtggttcctttttctccctccGGCTCCTCAGGTCACAGGAAGGTCAGGCTACCAGTTTGAGCCCCCAGGGGGCCATGGTGGGGGAGTCTGGGCCATGCCCCAATAGTCTCAGGTGCTTCCTCTTtgacaacagtccccagaatccCCATTCCCCCGCACACTGCTCCCCCAGCCAGGAGTGGGTCTTCAACTCCCAGACCCACCACAGTCATTTTTCTCAGCCAGGATCTCATGACCCTCACAATAGCTGTTGTTGACATGTTGAATATTattaacccattttacagaggggaagCAAGGCTCAGAGAAAGTTTAAAAGGGACCCAAGGTCAGGGGCAGaaatgggaggcagaggggaggcACCCATCTCACACCCCACCCCTAGGGACTAAAGCTGTAGCCAACAGAGCAGTAGTAATCCGCGTCGTCTTCAGGCTGCACGGGACTAATGGTGAGGACACAGGCATTGTGGGCCTCATCCTTGGCTGCCGAGAATCGATCGGGGATGTCAGCAGGCCGGTGGTGATCCTCCTCCGAGCGGTAGTAGAGGAGATATCGAGGGGCACTGCCTGCCCGCTGCTGGTACCAGGACACACCGTAGTCCCTGATGGTGATGTGCTGGGGGCTGAGCGTGCAGGAGAGTTGAGCCACTTGGCCTGGGAAGACCAGCAGTGCATCCGGCTGGGCCAGGACTGTCTGGGAAACTGCGAGACACAAACCCGCTCAGCCTGAgccccttccctcccacccctgccctgtgAAGGCTTGGTTGGACTCCATGGAGACTCCCAGTCCCAAAGGGCTCATAGCCCAGTGCTATGGGATTAGCAATGAACGGGGTGCAGGAGGCCTGGTTCTGTGTGACTTAGGGTGCCCTATCTGGACCTCCATCTCCCTTTGTGAGTGAGGGGTTTGGAGTTAGCCCCCAAGTCTCCATTAGTGCCATATCCTCAAGGATCTGTGTTCAGTTAAAGGCCCAGAGCTCAGAAGGTTGGACTAGCAGCCTCTAGGTCCCTCTGCTACCCACCCACGTTTCTCTGCAGAACTGCACCCCTCTCCCCCACTTCCCCGCCCACTTCACTTCAGCTCTTCCAAACCCTGAATACAGACTAACCACCCCCAGGAACCTCTTGGGCTGTCCCACACATCAACTCAGCCTCAGGCAACTGGCTGCAGGGACCCTCTCGGGGAGGTTAGATTGCCTCAGGCCCTGTGGGGTAGGGACCAACCCACAATAGCTTCCCCTGTGAAAAACTAAGGAGACCCAAAGTCAGAGTCCAGGGCTCTAGTGATCTGGTCATTCAcgaatgagaaaaccaaggcccaCACAGGGAAGTGATTTGCCCCAGGTCAAGGGCAGAGCTGTCTGAAGCCAGGTCACCCCTCTACCTGAATACGcctcccagccaggtgcagtggctcaagcctgtaatcctagcactttgggaggctgaggtgggcggatcacctgaggtcaggagtttgagaccagcctgaccaacatggagaaaccttgtct containing:
- the VPREB3 gene encoding pre-B lymphocyte protein 3, whose amino-acid sequence is MACRCLSFLLMGTFLSVSQTVLAQPDALLVFPGQVAQLSCTLSPQHITIRDYGVSWYQQRAGSAPRYLLYYRSEEDHHRPADIPDRFSAAKDEAHNACVLTISPVQPEDDADYYCSVGYSFSP